The DNA window CTTGACGAGTTTCCAGAAGACGCGGCGCGCCTTGGGGTCGAAGCCGGTGGTGGGTTCGTCGAGGAACAGCAGTTCGGGGCGGCCGATAATGGCCAGGGCCACGTCAAGGCGGCGCCGGCGTCCCCCGGACAGGCGCGAGGCGCGGGTGGCGGCGTCGTCGGCCAGGCCCACTCGCCCGATGGTGGCGGCGACGTCGGCCGGCCGGGCGAAGAAGCGGGCCACGTGGGCGACGGCCTCGGTGACGGTGAGGTCCTTGAAGTCGGCGGAGGTCTGGGAGACGACGCCGATGCGGGCCCGCCAGGCGCGCGAGGAGCGCTGGGGGTCGTGGCCCAGGACCGCCACGGCCCCGCCGTCGCGCCGGCGCAGGCCCTGGAGGATCTCCACGGTGGTGGTCTTGCCGGCGCCGTTGGGCCCCAGCAGGGCCAGGACGCCGCCGGCGGGGATCACCAGGTCCAGGCCTTGCAGGACACGCTTATCGCCGTAGGACTTGGTCAGGGACTCGATGACGATCGCCGGTGATGTGGTCATGGCGGCATCCTTCGCCCC is part of the Actinomyces sp. oral taxon 414 genome and encodes:
- a CDS encoding ABC transporter ATP-binding protein, with protein sequence MTTSPAIVIESLTKSYGDKRVLQGLDLVIPAGGVLALLGPNGAGKTTTVEILQGLRRRDGGAVAVLGHDPQRSSRAWRARIGVVSQTSADFKDLTVTEAVAHVARFFARPADVAATIGRVGLADDAATRASRLSGGRRRRLDVALAIIGRPELLFLDEPTTGFDPKARRVFWKLVKDLRADGTTVLLTTHYLDEAAHLADDVAIVLGGRIVERGAPEALARQAGGKRTVSWIENGAERTEHTTAPTAVVRRLADRLAGPDGEIPGLQVRTPTLEDHYLDLISRHHAA